TGGGCCGACAATCCGGCCGGATTCATAAAGCTCGCCAATTCTATAGTCCCGACAGTATTGGGTTGAACCGATCCAGGCTGGACGACACTAACCGTACCATCACGCCCCACAGTTACACTTTGAGCATCAGACGGAATGGCAATGGTTGGTTGCACCGGATAGCCACTGGCAGTAACCAGTAAACCCTCACTGTTGACCTGAAACGAACCATCCCGCGTATAAGACAATGTGCCATCCGGCATCAGTATTTGAAAAAAACCGGTACCCTGAATCGCTAGATCTTTATTATTGCCTGTTTGCTGCAAGTTACCCTGAAGATACAAGCGCTCGGCTGCCACGACCCTTACCCCTGTTCCCAATTGTAAGCCGGACGGTAATTGCGTTATTTGAGATGACTGTCCTCCGGGCTGACGAATGGTTTGATAGAGCAGATCTTCAAAAACCGCCCGTGACCGCTTAAATCCGGTAGTACCAACATTCGCCAGGTTATTGGTAATAACATCTAACTGACTCTGTTGTGCTTCCAACCCGGTTTTGGCAATCCATAGTGATCTAAACATGGTATTCCTCTTTATCTATAATGGCTGGATAAACTATTGGCTCAGGTTTAAAATCTGACTGGCCTTGGTATCATTCTCTTGGGCATTTTTAAACAAACTCATATTCATATCAAACTGGCGACCCAAACTAATCATGTCCACCATAGATTCGACGATATTGACATTACTATCTTCCAACGCACCACCCAATAAAGAGACACCGATATCCGCTGCCACCGGCTTGCCGGTGCTACTGCGAAAAAGCCCGTCATCTCCACGCTTGAGAGTATCTGGCTGCGGATTAACCAACTTGATACGACCTAACACCGCCATGGATTCCGGATTAGAACCGGGAATTAAAGAAGATATAGTGCCATCCTTGCCTACTAATAAAGAAGTATCGAAAGGAATGCTAATAGGGCCACTATCACCCTGCACATTTAACCCGCCCTCGGATTGCAAAATCCCATTTGGCGTAATCTTCAAGGCACCTGCTCGCGTATAAGCCTCTTTGCCATCTGACCCTTGCACGGTAATCCAACCGGCACCCTTAATAGCAACATCAAGGCTTCGACCCGTCTGACGAATCGTACCTTCGGAAAAATCAGCCCCCACGGTATCGTCAGATACTTGCGATCGGGTAGCCAGACCCTTACCCTCTACCGGCACCGCACGAAAAGCATCTATTTGGGCTCGAAATCCGGTGGAACCGACGTTCGCCATATTGTGCGATACAGTCGTCTGCTGCTCCATAATTTGCTTGGTACCAGTCATGGCAGTATAAATAAGACGATCCATAAATCAGACTCCGCAGATTAAAAACAGGTTAATAACCAAATGAGTTACAGCCAAGCCCTATTGTTTAAGACCAACAATCGTTTGCAAGTTTTGGTCTTCAGTTTTTATCACAGATGATTGCGCCTGAAAAGCCCGCTGCGCGGAAATCATGTTAACCATTTCATTAACCAGATTAACGTTAGAATCTTCAATAGCTGATGAACTCAGCAGACCCAGACCCAATGCTGTCGAACCTGCTGATCCAACTGACGCATTCCCTGATTTGGAAGTCGCTGTCCATTGATTATTAGGTGCCGATGCCAGTCCGTTCAAATTTTTAAATGTTGCCAAGGCGACTTGTCCCACAACCGCAGAATTACCTGTACTATAGAGCACACTAATAACCCCGTCCATGCTGACTGAGTAACTGGTCATTTGGCCGGATGGAAAACCATTCTGACTGTTAGTGGCACCAAAGGGGGTAGCATATTGCACGGATTGTTTTAAATCCAATAATATGTCCTGACTGCCGACTGTCACGGTTTTTGAGCGTGCGGAGCTAGAAACATCCAGAGCCCCACCAGCATCAAATACGAGATCCCCAACAGATGTTACCGCAGATCCCCCATCAACAGTAGCATTAACAGACCAAGTGGCCGCCCCTGTAGTCGCATCAACAGCTGTCTTGGTATAAAAAGTTTCAATCGTATGAGGAGCACCCAACGAATCATAAAAATTGCTGGTGGTCGCACTGGTATAAGTCGTCGGATCTGTCGGATCGAAAGTCGATGCATTAACAGAATTAAGAGAATTAAGCGTTAACCCTTGCGTCGCTGTTGTTGTTGCCACCGGCTTGGAGGCTTCAGAAGCGAATATAAGAGGCACGGCTCCAGAATTGGCCTGTATAACACCATCAACAGCTTTATAGCCGGTTAGAATACCTCCCATGGCGTCAACAACTTCACCGGCCTTGTTTAGCGAAAATTGGCCATCGCGGGTATAAGTCTTAATGCCATTGTTATCCAATTGGAATAAACCGGCACCATTAATGGCCATGTTAAACGGACTGCCACTGGCACTAATGGTGCCTTGCGAAAAGGCCTGTACTGCGCCCGCTTTCTCGCTCCCCGAAGCTGCGAACGACATGGCCGCCAAAGTCTGATTAAAAGTGGAGCTTTTAAAACCCACGGTGTTGGCGTTGGCGATATTATTGCTAATCACATCCAGCCTTTGTTGTGCCAGATTCATACCTGTGATATCGATAAAACTCATATATAATGTCCTTTAAATGTCAATTTAAAATCAACGGTAATCAGCTTGCGCTTATCGGATTTGACGTATATCTGCCAAGCTGAAATTTCCTACCGGAGGCACGCTAAGATCAATAGCTCCGGCGGATGACAGCGTCACATTGGCAACCGTACCACTGGCTAATGCGGTTGGTGTGACTGACTGCCCCCCACTTGTTGCCGACACCTGAAAGGTATAAGCACCGTTTTCTGCGGCAGTTCCAGCGTTGGTTGCACCATCCCATGCCAGGTTTAACGTGCCAACTGACTGTGAACCCAAGTTCATGGTTTGCACCACATTACCGTTAGCATCACTAATAGTTACAGTTAAACTATCCACCGCCTGCGCCAACTCTACGCCCATCTGTGACTGACCATTAGACAACGCTAAGTTGGTGCCTGGAACAAGCACATTTTTACCCAGCAAACTGGCCGCCTGTGTGGTCTGGCTGGACTGAAGACCACTTGCCACGGTGTCCATGGTGGCATTTAACTTGTTAATACCGGTTACCATATTCAATTGCGACATCTGCGTAGACATATCGGAATTCGACATGGGTGCGGTTGGATCCTGATTTTTCATTTGCGCAAGCAACAACGACATAAATTGGGCTTGTGCGGCAGTACCAGTGGCTTGACTAGTCGAAGTTGCAGATATTGTAGCCGGGGTAACTGGAGCCGAAGTGGTACCGATAACAGAAATTGTCATGACTAATAATCCTCTCTAAATTACTGACCTATAGTCAGTGTTTTTAATAACATGGATTTAGCTGCGTTCATGGTATCCACATTGGTTTGATAAGAGCGTGAAGCCGACAGCATGTTAACCATCTCTTCAGCAACGTTTACATTAGGCATCGCCACATAACCTTCTTTATTGGCCTGAGGATGTCCCGGGTTATAAACCAACTTGGCAGGACTGGTATCGTCAATCACCCGCGAAACCTTAACTCCCGCTTCTTTTACACCACCGACTGGCACCGTCATAAACTCTACTTGCTTGGCACGGTAAGCCAAACCATTTGGTCCGATCGTACTGTCGGCATTTGCCAGGTTACTTGCAACCACATTTAGGCGCTGGCCCTGTGCAGACATAGCGGAACCTGCAATATTAAAAATATTGAGTAAAGACATAATTATTATCCTTGAAGTACACTTAATAAACCCTTGATATCACCTTGAACCATGGTTACAGCCATTTCATAACGCAGCGCATTTTCAGTAAAGGCATTACGTTCGACATCCATATCTACGGTATTACCGTCCATACTGTTTTGCATGGGGGTACGTAAGGCAACGTAAGTATCCATTCCGGATAACGATGAACCGGCAGCAAGATGCCCTGGATTGGTTTGCGTTAAGGTACTAGCAACAGAGGCTATTGGTCTACTATTCGTCAGTGCCGCCTGCATAACCTTGCCAAAATCCAGATCCCGCGCCTTGTAATTGGGCGTATCGGCATTGGCAATATTGGAAGCTAATAACTGCTGGCGCTGACTGCGAAAACGCAAAGCATTTTCATAAAAGCCCAACGCATTATCCAATTTTCCGGTCATCGCATACCCTCCTTACTTTATTAAAATATGGGCTTTCGAATACCTCAAGTAAACGGCAACCACTTTTTTACACCATAATTATAAGTAAATCCTGAGTAATGAATTGACCAATAAAAGACCAAAACAGCCCTTAGCTTAAACCTTACCTTGCCTTGTGATTACATAATATTGGGTTATAATTTGTGTTTAAGACAAAACCGTGGGTAATCAAAAAAAACAGCAGCTTGCCCCACATAACCCGACACCACAGCCTTGCGCAACTCTGGCACGTCTCTGCGGTGATCAACTCCTGCACTGCTTAGCTGTTACCTTGAAGCGGAACGCCAAGATGAATAATTATTTTTTGGAAGTTGCCTTATTGCGCTATTAGCCATTCAAATTTACAGGAACAATAATTACAATAGCGAAGCAGTCAATAAAATACGCAAGGAATATTTTTTGTGAACAAACTAACATGGTAACGAAAATCCTTTTTTTTAAAAATACTTTAGGTGTCTTACTGACTGTCTTGTTGTCAATCCAATTGGCTTGGGCACAAGCTGACCCACAGTTGCAGAACCACGAAGAGTTGCGCGGTCGTGCCATACAATTTCTTACCACCCTACCGGGTGTAACTCATGAGTCAAAAATCAAAGTCACCCTACCGGATTCCCAACTGAGTTTAGTAAACTGCGAGTCACTTGAATTTTTCCTGCCCACGGGAAGCAGTCAACACGGCAATATGCGCCTGGGAGCTCGCTGCACAGCACCACAAGCATGGTCGCTTTATCTGATTGCAAGTATCCTGCAACCAGTAACACACTTCATCACTCTTAGGGCCATGGAAAAAGGCCAAGCAGTTAACCTTAATGATGTAACGGCAAACTCTGTTTATGAGCAACATCCGCCAAACGGCTTGATTAACGACCCGCAAGAACTGGCAGGCCGCACCCTTATTCGCCCATTGCCGGCAGGTGCTTCTTTACGCAGCAATGACTTGCATACCGAGCCAACATTGACCCGAGGACAAACTGTCAAAATTATTGCTACCGGAAAAGGCTTCGGAATCACCTATGAAGGGAAATCACTTGCCAACGCCATGGCCGGAGAAGCTGTCCAAGTGCGCACACAATCAAATCATATAATCAGCGGAATCGCTCGAACAGGAGGTATTGTCGAGATTGTCGGCAATTAACTTTGAGACATTAAGAATGTATCACGAAAATATTATGCTATAACTTCTAAAGTTTTTCACGACTTTGCCGTTAATACGTTTAAAGAACGGATAAGCCCATTCTGCATAACCCGCAGAGCTTACAAGAATGCAGTCAAAAACTTTAAAGGAACGCTCATGAAAATTGACAACCCGGTTGGAAATATAACCAACCCACCCCCCATAGATTTCCAGCCAAAGCACGTTAAAGCGACTGAAGCACCACCAGTTAGCCCGACCCCAAGCAGCAGCGTACAGCTTTCTGAACAGCTCCAGGCGCTAGGTGCACTATCCCCGGACACAGGCATTTTTAACGCAGAAAAAGTTAATAAAATAAAAGCCGCCATCGCCGAAGGTACTTTTCAAGTTAACGCAACCATCGTTGCTGAAGGCATGATAACTACTGCAAAAGACTTAATGGTCGCATCTAAAAGCTTGGTAGAAGCTG
Above is a window of Methylobacter sp. S3L5C DNA encoding:
- the flgG gene encoding flagellar basal-body rod protein FlgG, coding for MFRSLWIAKTGLEAQQSQLDVITNNLANVGTTGFKRSRAVFEDLLYQTIRQPGGQSSQITQLPSGLQLGTGVRVVAAERLYLQGNLQQTGNNKDLAIQGTGFFQILMPDGTLSYTRDGSFQVNSEGLLVTASGYPVQPTIAIPSDAQSVTVGRDGTVSVVQPGSVQPNTVGTIELASFMNPAGLSAQGENVFIETASSGPPIINAPDSNGMGYLAQGYIETSNVNVVEEMTNMIQAQRAYEINSKAVTAADQMLQKLAQM
- the flgC gene encoding flagellar basal body rod protein FlgC, translating into MSLLNIFNIAGSAMSAQGQRLNVVASNLANADSTIGPNGLAYRAKQVEFMTVPVGGVKEAGVKVSRVIDDTSPAKLVYNPGHPQANKEGYVAMPNVNVAEEMVNMLSASRSYQTNVDTMNAAKSMLLKTLTIGQ
- the flgF gene encoding flagellar basal-body rod protein FlgF, coding for MDRLIYTAMTGTKQIMEQQTTVSHNMANVGSTGFRAQIDAFRAVPVEGKGLATRSQVSDDTVGADFSEGTIRQTGRSLDVAIKGAGWITVQGSDGKEAYTRAGALKITPNGILQSEGGLNVQGDSGPISIPFDTSLLVGKDGTISSLIPGSNPESMAVLGRIKLVNPQPDTLKRGDDGLFRSSTGKPVAADIGVSLLGGALEDSNVNIVESMVDMISLGRQFDMNMSLFKNAQENDTKASQILNLSQ
- a CDS encoding flagellar hook protein FlgE; this encodes MSFIDITGMNLAQQRLDVISNNIANANTVGFKSSTFNQTLAAMSFAASGSEKAGAVQAFSQGTISASGSPFNMAINGAGLFQLDNNGIKTYTRDGQFSLNKAGEVVDAMGGILTGYKAVDGVIQANSGAVPLIFASEASKPVATTTATQGLTLNSLNSVNASTFDPTDPTTYTSATTSNFYDSLGAPHTIETFYTKTAVDATTGAATWSVNATVDGGSAVTSVGDLVFDAGGALDVSSSARSKTVTVGSQDILLDLKQSVQYATPFGATNSQNGFPSGQMTSYSVSMDGVISVLYSTGNSAVVGQVALATFKNLNGLASAPNNQWTATSKSGNASVGSAGSTALGLGLLSSSAIEDSNVNLVNEMVNMISAQRAFQAQSSVIKTEDQNLQTIVGLKQ
- the flgB gene encoding flagellar basal body rod protein FlgB → MTGKLDNALGFYENALRFRSQRQQLLASNIANADTPNYKARDLDFGKVMQAALTNSRPIASVASTLTQTNPGHLAAGSSLSGMDTYVALRTPMQNSMDGNTVDMDVERNAFTENALRYEMAVTMVQGDIKGLLSVLQG
- a CDS encoding flagellar hook assembly protein FlgD, which codes for MTISVIGTTSAPVTPATISATSTSQATGTAAQAQFMSLLLAQMKNQDPTAPMSNSDMSTQMSQLNMVTGINKLNATMDTVASGLQSSQTTQAASLLGKNVLVPGTNLALSNGQSQMGVELAQAVDSLTVTISDANGNVVQTMNLGSQSVGTLNLAWDGATNAGTAAENGAYTFQVSATSGGQSVTPTALASGTVANVTLSSAGAIDLSVPPVGNFSLADIRQIR
- the flgA gene encoding flagellar basal body P-ring formation chaperone FlgA, producing the protein MVTKILFFKNTLGVLLTVLLSIQLAWAQADPQLQNHEELRGRAIQFLTTLPGVTHESKIKVTLPDSQLSLVNCESLEFFLPTGSSQHGNMRLGARCTAPQAWSLYLIASILQPVTHFITLRAMEKGQAVNLNDVTANSVYEQHPPNGLINDPQELAGRTLIRPLPAGASLRSNDLHTEPTLTRGQTVKIIATGKGFGITYEGKSLANAMAGEAVQVRTQSNHIISGIARTGGIVEIVGN
- the flgM gene encoding flagellar biosynthesis anti-sigma factor FlgM; amino-acid sequence: MKIDNPVGNITNPPPIDFQPKHVKATEAPPVSPTPSSSVQLSEQLQALGALSPDTGIFNAEKVNKIKAAIAEGTFQVNATIVAEGMITTAKDLMVASKSLVEAADNQNDEHFKTDSITSAANLIVDSDSLKAKAKDLTKLR